A window from Kovacikia minuta CCNUW1 encodes these proteins:
- a CDS encoding IS30 family transposase, whose protein sequence is MSYTQLSADERLELYRLRQRGDLSLRAIAIRMGRSHSTISRELKRNQSSEQIYLPDLAQAQQHVRRQQSKQPFVGISEGCLARVKAQLRQYHSPQQIAGSLKLKGLEWVSHETIYQMIYHNYADMGAYRGYLRHSHIRRQHRSAKRQKRGLIPNRVGIEHRPVIAEQKSEIGHWEGDTIVGGNHLGAIATHVDKASKFLVARVMKDRTAGEMNRVSIAAFESIPKERRKTMTFDNGKEFSKHEQLTARLGVQCYFANPYHSWERGLNEHTNGLIRQFFPKGTNFRIVKQDEVDQVVELINHRPRQSLGYRTPHEVFWGQSGDGALQI, encoded by the coding sequence ATGAGCTATACGCAGCTTAGCGCAGATGAGCGCCTGGAACTCTATCGATTGAGACAAAGGGGTGATTTGTCCCTGCGGGCAATTGCCATTCGAATGGGACGTTCCCACAGCACCATTTCTCGTGAACTCAAACGCAACCAAAGCTCAGAGCAGATCTATCTACCGGACTTGGCTCAAGCTCAGCAGCACGTTCGTCGGCAGCAGTCCAAGCAACCGTTTGTGGGCATCTCTGAGGGTTGTTTGGCGAGGGTGAAAGCGCAACTTCGGCAGTACCATAGCCCGCAACAGATTGCCGGTTCACTCAAGCTCAAAGGACTGGAGTGGGTGAGCCATGAGACCATCTATCAGATGATTTATCACAACTATGCCGATATGGGTGCCTATCGTGGCTATTTACGGCACTCTCACATCCGACGGCAGCATCGGAGCGCCAAGCGACAGAAACGAGGATTGATTCCCAATCGAGTTGGGATTGAACACAGACCTGTGATTGCAGAACAAAAGAGTGAAATTGGGCATTGGGAAGGCGATACGATCGTCGGGGGTAATCATTTGGGAGCGATTGCGACGCATGTAGACAAAGCCTCAAAGTTTCTGGTTGCACGAGTGATGAAAGACCGAACAGCAGGGGAGATGAACCGTGTCAGTATTGCAGCGTTTGAGTCGATTCCAAAAGAGCGACGTAAGACGATGACGTTTGATAATGGCAAGGAGTTTAGCAAGCATGAGCAACTAACAGCGAGGTTGGGAGTGCAATGTTATTTTGCCAATCCATATCATTCTTGGGAACGTGGGTTGAATGAGCATACGAATGGATTGATTCGACAGTTTTTCCCAAAAGGAACGAATTTTAGAATCGTCAAGCAAGATGAAGTCGATCAAGTAGTTGAATTGATTAATCATCGACCGAGACAATCGTTAGGTTATCGAACTCCTCATGAGGTATTCTGGGGTCAGTCAGGTGATGGTGCACTTCAGATTTGA
- a CDS encoding HEAT repeat domain-containing protein, with amino-acid sequence MNWRFLLDENIDSFDRSFAGYALYRLESDSENVFEAFIEELKSGKQVWWAVTVINRFVEQSETFLQEILALLETPSTRLRGILALAYMGRLPDTELQEFLILLESSEKIVRFTAIDALSKLHDKSSKLHDKSEWLVQTCLSVLQNRRCSYEERYYAAKLLGELEITSEILIEELLTQLRDDNSTLQIEAAMAIGRLGKKVDWVISLLIQWIEQHQDSEFVGNGIDALWEIVEGKRILKSSLGYRRFTQIGGSNSKFKF; translated from the coding sequence TTGAATTGGCGCTTTCTGCTGGATGAGAACATAGATTCTTTTGACCGTTCTTTTGCTGGTTATGCGTTGTATAGATTGGAAAGTGATTCTGAGAATGTTTTTGAAGCATTTATTGAGGAACTTAAGTCGGGAAAGCAGGTGTGGTGGGCAGTGACAGTAATTAATCGTTTTGTCGAACAATCTGAAACTTTCCTACAAGAAATTCTTGCATTATTAGAAACTCCATCGACACGCCTTCGAGGAATTTTAGCATTGGCTTATATGGGAAGGCTTCCTGATACTGAATTACAAGAATTCCTAATTCTATTAGAAAGTAGTGAGAAGATTGTACGCTTTACCGCCATTGATGCCTTAAGCAAACTGCATGACAAATCAAGCAAACTACATGACAAGTCAGAATGGCTTGTACAAACTTGTTTGTCTGTGCTTCAAAACAGGAGGTGCTCTTATGAAGAACGCTATTATGCAGCCAAATTATTGGGCGAGTTGGAAATCACTTCTGAGATTCTTATAGAGGAGTTACTTACCCAGCTTCGAGATGACAATTCTACTCTACAAATCGAGGCTGCTATGGCAATTGGTAGGTTAGGCAAAAAGGTAGATTGGGTTATATCTTTGTTGATTCAGTGGATTGAGCAGCACCAGGATTCGGAGTTCGTAGGCAACGGGATTGATGCGTTGTGGGAGATAGTCGAGGGTAAGCGCATCTTAAAGAGTAGCCTTGGATACAGACGATTTACACAGATTGGGGGCAGCAATTCCAAATTCAAATTTTGA
- a CDS encoding DUF2283 domain-containing protein, producing the protein MKKIRYSKDVDALLVEVSDAAIAYAEDEGSVILHYSENENLVLIEILDVTKFITGEDADVMIPLSR; encoded by the coding sequence ATGAAAAAGATTCGATATAGCAAAGACGTGGATGCATTGTTGGTTGAGGTTTCTGATGCAGCGATCGCCTACGCCGAGGATGAAGGATCGGTCATCCTGCATTATTCAGAGAATGAAAATCTCGTCCTGATTGAGATATTAGATGTGACAAAATTCATCACCGGAGAAGATGCTGACGTAATGATTCCCCTCTCTCGTTAA
- a CDS encoding DUF6888 family protein, giving the protein MFPTSEQAIACLQFCQMLSNYYRDITLFRFNDLTGAVFIMAGENLQILVPQNGKWVFVDET; this is encoded by the coding sequence ATTTTCCCTACATCAGAGCAAGCGATCGCTTGTTTGCAATTCTGCCAGATGCTCTCAAATTATTACAGAGACATCACCTTGTTTCGGTTTAATGATCTCACAGGAGCCGTATTCATTATGGCTGGAGAAAACCTCCAGATTCTTGTCCCTCAAAATGGAAAGTGGGTGTTTGTCGATGAAACCTAA
- a CDS encoding DUF6887 family protein — translation MKPNFEEMPWAELRAYVLAHREDMEALTIFMSRCKPAPNAQGYSFPFTEEGMKQMDEVFRRKLNGET, via the coding sequence ATGAAACCTAACTTTGAAGAAATGCCCTGGGCAGAACTGAGAGCTTACGTCCTGGCTCATCGAGAAGATATGGAAGCTCTCACCATCTTCATGAGCCGCTGTAAACCTGCGCCAAACGCTCAAGGCTACAGCTTTCCGTTCACAGAAGAAGGAATGAAGCAAATGGATGAAGTCTTTCGGCGTAAACTCAATGGTGAAACTTAA
- a CDS encoding DUF6887 family protein, which translates to MVKLNPEPISDEDAAKLKAEFAAEDQAMAEAALADYLPMLQREDQAMKPNFEQMTDAELKACAIAHRDEIEP; encoded by the coding sequence ATGGTGAAACTTAATCCAGAACCAATTTCTGATGAAGACGCTGCCAAGCTCAAAGCTGAATTTGCCGCAGAAGATCAGGCAATGGCTGAAGCAGCACTGGCTGATTATCTTCCAATGCTTCAGCGAGAGGATCAGGCGATGAAGCCCAACTTTGAGCAGATGACGGATGCTGAATTGAAAGCCTGTGCGATCGCTCATCGGGATGAAATCGAGCCTTGA
- a CDS encoding response regulator transcription factor produces MSDQLLLVDDEPGLREAVQAYLEDSGFTVDVASNAHEGLELAHQKLPDLVITDIMMPQVDGYQFLKQLREDPQFKTLPVVFLTARGMTADRIQGYNAGCDAYISKPFDPDELVAVVTNLLEKQKALQAAAADDGGHNLAEMARQIAEIRAMLTQKGTIAQSPNTIKIDFTPREQSVLDLVVDGLMNKEIARRLETSVRNVEKYVSRLFSKTGTNSRTELVRYALENGLTKN; encoded by the coding sequence ATGTCAGATCAGCTGTTATTAGTTGATGATGAGCCGGGACTGCGTGAGGCTGTTCAGGCTTATCTGGAGGATAGTGGGTTTACAGTAGATGTGGCCAGCAATGCCCATGAAGGTCTGGAACTGGCGCATCAGAAGTTACCCGACCTGGTGATTACTGACATTATGATGCCTCAAGTGGATGGCTACCAGTTTCTTAAACAACTGCGAGAAGATCCCCAATTCAAAACTCTGCCTGTGGTGTTTCTGACCGCACGGGGAATGACAGCCGATCGCATTCAGGGGTATAACGCAGGGTGTGATGCTTATATTTCCAAGCCGTTTGATCCGGATGAATTGGTGGCGGTTGTGACCAATCTGCTGGAGAAGCAAAAAGCGCTGCAAGCCGCTGCTGCCGATGATGGCGGGCACAATCTGGCGGAGATGGCACGACAAATTGCCGAAATTCGAGCCATGCTGACGCAAAAGGGCACGATCGCCCAATCCCCCAACACGATCAAGATCGATTTCACCCCCAGGGAACAAAGCGTCCTGGATCTGGTTGTGGATGGCTTGATGAACAAAGAAATTGCCCGCCGTCTGGAAACCAGCGTCCGCAATGTGGAAAAGTACGTCAGCCGCCTGTTTAGCAAAACTGGCACCAACAGCCGCACCGAACTGGTCAGATATGCTTTGGAGAACGGGTTAACCAAAAACTAG
- the ctpC gene encoding carboxyl-terminal processing protease CtpC: MAITKRGLVLGATAVAVGAMTVTGAGLHLSAGQAFFSESPKELVDEVWQIIDQQYVDGTFNAVDWKKVRQEYLGKSYNTKEDAYKSIREMLKKLGDPYTRFMDPQEFRNMQIDTSGELTGVGIQLAADEKTKKLTVIAPIEDSPAFTAGIQSKDIITNIDGKSTEGMDVNKAVTLIRGPANTQVTLTILRGDKQLEYKLKRAKIEIHPVRYSLQKSPTGDVGYIRLVQFSANAPAEMKAAIEKLEKQGVNGYILDLRSNPGGLLYTSVDIARMWLKEGGIVSTVNRQGEQDREQANNRALTDKPLVVLVDGGSASASEILSGALQDNKRAKIVGTKTFGKGLVQSVRSLTDCAGPGKDCSGLAVTIAKYLTPNGRDINKHGIDPDVELKLSEEQRKALTADRDKIGTPADPQYSKGLEVLTQQIKAQQTPRPNTKS; the protein is encoded by the coding sequence ATGGCAATCACAAAACGTGGGCTTGTTTTAGGCGCAACCGCTGTTGCAGTTGGTGCGATGACCGTAACTGGGGCCGGGCTACACCTATCTGCTGGACAAGCCTTTTTTAGTGAGAGTCCCAAAGAATTGGTGGATGAAGTCTGGCAGATCATCGACCAACAGTACGTAGATGGCACCTTTAATGCGGTCGATTGGAAAAAAGTCCGTCAGGAGTATTTGGGTAAGTCTTACAACACAAAGGAAGATGCTTACAAGTCAATTCGGGAGATGCTGAAAAAGTTGGGTGATCCCTACACCCGCTTTATGGACCCGCAAGAATTTCGCAATATGCAAATTGATACCTCTGGAGAATTGACCGGAGTAGGTATTCAATTAGCAGCAGACGAAAAAACGAAAAAGCTTACCGTGATTGCCCCCATCGAAGATTCACCCGCCTTTACGGCTGGTATTCAGTCGAAAGACATCATTACCAATATTGATGGCAAGAGTACGGAAGGAATGGATGTCAACAAAGCTGTGACGCTGATTCGGGGACCAGCCAACACCCAGGTGACGTTGACGATTTTGCGGGGCGATAAACAGCTTGAATACAAGCTCAAACGGGCAAAGATCGAAATTCACCCCGTTCGCTACAGCCTACAAAAAAGCCCGACTGGTGATGTTGGTTATATCCGACTCGTCCAGTTCAGCGCCAATGCCCCAGCGGAGATGAAGGCGGCGATCGAGAAGCTGGAGAAGCAAGGAGTGAATGGCTATATCCTCGATCTGCGCTCCAATCCGGGTGGGCTGCTCTACACCAGCGTTGATATTGCCCGCATGTGGCTGAAAGAAGGTGGCATTGTCTCTACGGTTAATCGCCAGGGCGAACAGGATCGGGAACAGGCAAATAACCGTGCCCTCACCGATAAACCCCTGGTTGTCCTGGTTGATGGTGGTTCCGCCAGTGCCAGCGAAATTCTCTCTGGGGCACTGCAAGACAACAAACGGGCAAAGATTGTTGGCACAAAGACTTTTGGTAAGGGATTGGTGCAATCAGTCCGCAGCCTGACTGACTGTGCAGGTCCCGGTAAGGATTGTTCCGGTTTAGCCGTCACGATCGCCAAGTACCTGACCCCCAACGGTCGAGATATCAACAAACATGGCATCGATCCTGATGTGGAACTGAAGCTGAGCGAGGAGCAGCGCAAGGCCTTAACTGCCGATCGCGACAAAATTGGCACCCCTGCCGATCCCCAGTATTCAAAGGGGCTAGAGGTCCTTACCCAACAAATCAAAGCCCAACAAACCCCCCGACCGAATACAAAGTCTTAG
- the fabG gene encoding 3-oxoacyl-[acyl-carrier-protein] reductase, producing MEPLPEGLQKLRGKVAIVTGASRGIGRATALALATEGANVVVNYASSRESAEKVVAEIVAIGGGAIALPADVSKADQVDGLVNATLEKWGQIDVLVNNAGITRDTLLLRMKPEDWQAVIDLNLTGVFLCTRAVSKIMLKQRSGRMINITSVAGQIGNPGQANYSAAKAGVIGFTKTVAKELASRGITVNAVAPGFIATDMTHDLNSEEILKYIPLARYGQPEDVAGMIRFLASDPAAAYITGQVFNVDGGMVMG from the coding sequence ATGGAACCATTGCCAGAAGGTTTGCAGAAACTGCGCGGGAAGGTGGCGATCGTCACGGGTGCTTCGCGGGGAATTGGTCGGGCAACAGCACTGGCTCTGGCAACGGAAGGGGCAAATGTTGTGGTGAACTATGCCAGTTCCCGTGAGTCTGCTGAAAAGGTGGTAGCAGAAATTGTGGCGATCGGGGGGGGCGCGATCGCCCTTCCTGCCGATGTTTCCAAAGCCGATCAGGTCGATGGCTTAGTCAATGCAACCCTGGAAAAATGGGGGCAGATCGATGTATTAGTGAACAACGCCGGAATCACCCGTGACACCCTACTCCTGCGGATGAAACCTGAAGATTGGCAGGCAGTGATTGACTTAAATCTGACTGGAGTATTTCTTTGTACCCGCGCAGTTAGCAAAATTATGCTGAAGCAACGATCGGGTCGCATGATCAACATCACCTCCGTTGCTGGGCAAATAGGCAACCCCGGACAGGCAAACTACAGCGCAGCTAAAGCAGGCGTGATTGGATTTACCAAAACCGTTGCCAAGGAACTGGCAAGCCGAGGCATTACCGTCAATGCGGTTGCACCCGGTTTTATTGCCACAGACATGACCCATGATCTCAATTCTGAGGAAATCCTGAAATATATTCCCCTAGCCCGCTATGGACAACCAGAAGACGTGGCTGGCATGATCCGCTTTTTAGCCAGTGACCCTGCTGCTGCCTACATTACAGGGCAAGTATTCAATGTGGATGGCGGGATGGTAATGGGGTAA
- the trxA gene encoding thioredoxin — translation MAVKKQFSSFQELVSGSDTPVLVDFYATWCGPCQMMAGILEQVNAQMKHQLKVIKIDTEKYPNLASEYQIYALPTLVLFKQGQPVERIEGVLPADQLIQRLKGLVWGEGGRAKGEGEGRRGGGMKVIFVSPFPFPFPP, via the coding sequence ATGGCAGTCAAAAAACAGTTCAGTAGCTTTCAGGAATTGGTTTCTGGGTCTGATACGCCAGTCCTGGTGGATTTTTATGCAACCTGGTGTGGTCCCTGCCAAATGATGGCAGGAATTTTGGAGCAGGTGAATGCCCAAATGAAGCACCAGTTGAAGGTCATTAAGATCGATACCGAAAAGTATCCGAACCTGGCGTCGGAATATCAGATCTATGCTTTGCCCACGCTGGTGCTGTTTAAGCAAGGACAACCCGTAGAACGAATTGAGGGCGTGCTACCTGCGGATCAGTTGATTCAGCGATTAAAGGGATTGGTTTGGGGGGAAGGGGGAAGGGCGAAGGGCGAAGGGGAGGGGCGAAGGGGAGGGGGGATGAAAGTCATTTTCGTTTCTCCCTTCCCTTTCCCCTTCCCTCCCTAA
- a CDS encoding HU family DNA-binding protein: protein MQQGDSMNKGELVDAVAEKASVTKKQADAVLTAALEAIVDAVSGGDKVTLVGFGSFEPRERKAREGRNPKTGAKMNIPATKVPAFSAGKLFREKVAPVPAPAGKKK, encoded by the coding sequence ATACAACAAGGAGATTCTATGAACAAAGGCGAGTTAGTGGATGCTGTGGCGGAGAAAGCCAGCGTAACGAAAAAGCAAGCGGATGCTGTGCTGACTGCCGCCCTTGAAGCGATCGTTGATGCGGTGAGTGGTGGAGATAAGGTAACGCTGGTTGGATTTGGCTCTTTCGAGCCGAGGGAGCGCAAAGCTCGTGAAGGGCGTAACCCAAAAACTGGAGCAAAAATGAATATTCCAGCCACCAAGGTGCCTGCATTTTCGGCTGGCAAACTGTTTAGGGAAAAGGTGGCTCCAGTGCCAGCTCCGGCTGGCAAGAAAAAGTAG
- the cobD gene encoding threonine-phosphate decarboxylase CobD, whose protein sequence is MKRSVYRPLHGGNLVWAASLANCSPSAILDFSASINPLGPPASAIATLQSHLADLKTYPDPQYHQLRSALSQFHHIPPAWILPGNGAAELLTWACRDLAKQSVTCLITPAFGDYSRALNAFEARIKEFLLASVEYGFGGFSPKDLGFWGFDWRTYLQTLNLEISDPTVGLLMNNPHNPTGVLFPKEVIQEALSEFALVVVDEAFMDFLPPEEHQSMIDAVQNYPNLVVLRSLTKFYSLPGLRLGYAIAHPDRLQRWQQWRDPWSVNALAAAVGEVVVQDIEFQQQTWNWLTQAKRKLFQGLEALPGLTPQPGVANFLLVQSSYSVMELQIALLERHQILIRDCMSFPALGDRYFRVAVRTEEENQRLLTGLAEVLGEWGVGSRE, encoded by the coding sequence GTGAAACGCTCTGTTTATCGTCCATTGCATGGGGGGAATTTGGTTTGGGCAGCATCCCTGGCAAACTGTTCCCCCTCTGCTATTCTTGATTTTTCCGCCAGTATCAATCCGCTGGGTCCGCCTGCGTCTGCGATCGCTACCCTTCAATCCCATCTCGCAGATCTGAAGACCTATCCCGACCCCCAATACCACCAATTGCGGTCTGCCCTCAGTCAGTTTCACCACATTCCACCCGCATGGATTCTTCCCGGTAACGGTGCCGCTGAACTATTAACCTGGGCTTGCCGAGATTTAGCCAAACAGTCCGTTACCTGTCTGATTACGCCTGCGTTTGGTGATTATTCAAGGGCACTAAACGCCTTTGAGGCGAGGATTAAGGAATTTTTGCTGGCGTCTGTGGAATATGGTTTTGGTGGTTTTTCACCGAAGGATTTAGGATTTTGGGGATTTGATTGGCGTACATACTTACAAACCCTCAATCTTGAGATTTCAGATCCAACCGTTGGATTGTTGATGAATAATCCCCATAATCCAACGGGTGTCCTTTTTCCTAAAGAGGTGATTCAGGAGGCTCTGAGCGAGTTTGCGCTGGTTGTGGTGGATGAGGCATTTATGGACTTTCTGCCACCGGAGGAGCACCAGAGTATGATTGATGCGGTGCAAAATTATCCGAATTTGGTGGTGTTGCGATCGCTAACCAAGTTCTACAGCCTGCCCGGATTACGGTTAGGATATGCAATCGCCCATCCCGATCGACTACAACGCTGGCAACAATGGCGTGATCCCTGGTCAGTTAATGCATTGGCAGCAGCCGTCGGTGAAGTTGTAGTTCAGGATATCGAGTTTCAACAACAAACCTGGAACTGGTTAACCCAAGCCAAACGGAAGCTTTTCCAGGGGTTAGAAGCCTTGCCAGGATTAACTCCACAGCCAGGTGTGGCTAACTTCCTGCTGGTGCAATCATCCTATTCAGTGATGGAACTGCAAATCGCCCTGCTGGAACGGCATCAGATTCTAATTCGTGATTGTATGAGTTTCCCTGCACTCGGCGATCGCTATTTCCGGGTTGCCGTTCGTACCGAGGAAGAGAACCAACGGTTGTTGACAGGACTGGCGGAGGTTCTTGGGGAGTGGGGAGTAGGGAGTAGGGAGTAG
- a CDS encoding FAD-dependent oxidoreductase translates to MTVDYDLVVIGNSAAGIYAAIKAARLKARVALVEQQISDEPLLGTVSDRVLAEIGTMLGTMRRGEGLGILNPASSTVAFTQLVEQANQWSRVATAAIAALRSPAVLSTLGIEVIAGQGEFYRKPTLGFTVNGRSLRSRAYLIAAVPFRPVLPDVYNPQELQAIEFITADHALLQLDKLKRPGNLVLIGAEPKGVELAQTLNKLGFQVTLMVRNSHILPTADPEAAYLIQAQLEAEGIEVLTRTTVTQIKQIQGKKWVQTAAWSPESGEIIRQDNSPGNLAIETDGIVLATGQKPDLAALNLEAAGITWNESEGLALNQKLQTDNPRIYVCAELSGNHSASDLELCRAKVAVNNALFFPISKFLDQPIPRIVNSTPELAGIGLTEPAAIARYGKDVWVLRQYFKTLPQAQIQGDTGFCKLIVRRNGDLLGAHLVGPHVSELISPIALVMQQNRKVQTLAKLNLPSSVLSIIISQTAAEWHHLKLTHNRRSQDLLECLFDWWRSWR, encoded by the coding sequence ATGACAGTTGACTATGATCTGGTCGTTATTGGTAACAGTGCAGCTGGGATTTATGCGGCGATCAAAGCAGCTCGACTGAAAGCCCGTGTTGCACTGGTGGAGCAGCAGATTTCAGATGAACCTCTTCTGGGAACCGTCAGCGATCGTGTCTTAGCTGAAATTGGGACGATGTTAGGAACGATGCGCCGGGGAGAAGGATTGGGGATCTTGAATCCTGCAAGTTCAACGGTGGCGTTTACCCAATTAGTTGAACAGGCAAACCAGTGGTCAAGGGTGGCAACGGCAGCCATAGCGGCACTACGATCGCCTGCTGTGTTGTCTACATTGGGAATTGAGGTGATCGCGGGCCAGGGAGAATTTTATCGAAAGCCAACACTGGGATTTACGGTGAATGGGCGATCGCTGCGATCGCGGGCTTACCTGATTGCAGCCGTTCCTTTTCGTCCAGTTTTGCCTGATGTGTATAATCCTCAAGAGCTTCAGGCGATCGAGTTCATCACCGCTGATCACGCTTTGTTACAGTTGGATAAATTAAAACGTCCCGGTAACCTGGTTCTTATTGGGGCAGAACCGAAAGGAGTTGAACTTGCCCAAACCCTGAACAAACTTGGCTTTCAGGTTACGCTAATGGTCCGCAATTCCCATATTTTGCCCACAGCCGATCCCGAAGCGGCTTACCTGATTCAGGCACAGCTTGAAGCGGAGGGAATCGAGGTGCTCACCCGGACAACCGTAACTCAAATCAAACAAATTCAAGGAAAAAAATGGGTACAAACAGCCGCATGGTCACCTGAATCGGGCGAGATAATCCGACAGGACAACTCACCGGGCAACCTGGCGATCGAAACGGATGGAATTGTGCTGGCAACTGGACAAAAACCCGATTTGGCAGCGCTCAACCTGGAAGCGGCTGGAATCACCTGGAACGAATCCGAGGGACTCGCCCTTAACCAAAAACTTCAGACCGATAATCCCCGCATCTACGTCTGCGCTGAGTTAAGTGGTAATCATTCTGCCTCTGATCTGGAGCTTTGCCGCGCCAAGGTTGCAGTCAACAATGCCCTCTTTTTTCCCATATCCAAATTTTTGGATCAGCCAATTCCGCGCATTGTGAATTCCACACCTGAACTTGCCGGGATTGGGTTAACTGAACCAGCGGCGATCGCCCGCTATGGTAAGGATGTTTGGGTTTTGCGACAGTACTTCAAAACTCTCCCTCAAGCCCAAATTCAAGGAGACACAGGCTTCTGCAAGCTGATTGTGCGCCGTAATGGAGATCTGTTGGGTGCCCATTTGGTGGGACCACACGTCAGCGAATTGATCAGTCCGATCGCCCTGGTGATGCAACAAAACCGAAAAGTTCAAACCCTGGCTAAGCTGAATCTTCCCTCCTCCGTTCTGTCCATAATCATCAGCCAAACCGCTGCGGAGTGGCATCACCTGAAATTGACACACAACCGCCGATCGCAAGATCTTCTGGAATGCTTATTTGATTGGTGGCGATCGTGGCGATAG
- a CDS encoding pentapeptide repeat-containing protein yields MKIHELLSRYAAGQRNFSGINLMAARLRNVDLRQINFSSADLTSANLSYAYLNGADFRNANLQNVNLSSANLTQANFTGANLVGANLTNANLTEANLTQVDLRKVNLSQAYMRRVIVSEGVESNHPVS; encoded by the coding sequence ATGAAAATTCATGAGCTCCTCAGTCGGTATGCAGCCGGACAGCGAAATTTTAGTGGCATTAATTTAATGGCAGCAAGGCTAAGGAATGTTGATCTGCGGCAAATAAATTTCAGTAGTGCAGATCTCACTAGTGCGAACCTTAGCTACGCTTATCTCAACGGTGCAGATTTTCGAAACGCTAATTTACAAAATGTAAATTTAAGCAGTGCAAACTTAACCCAGGCAAACTTCACTGGAGCAAATTTGGTTGGGGCAAATTTAACAAATGCCAATCTGACGGAAGCAAATTTGACCCAGGTCGATCTGCGAAAGGTCAATTTAAGTCAGGCATACATGCGTCGAGTCATCGTCTCAGAGGGCGTAGAGAGCAACCACCCGGTAAGCTGA
- the rpsU gene encoding 30S ribosomal protein S21 encodes MAQVILGENEGIESALRRFKRQVSKAGIFQDMRKNRHFETPLEKEKRKALAKHKQRRYRSSR; translated from the coding sequence ATGGCTCAAGTGATTCTGGGAGAAAACGAAGGAATTGAATCGGCACTAAGACGGTTTAAACGCCAGGTTTCCAAAGCAGGGATTTTCCAGGATATGAGAAAAAATCGCCACTTTGAAACCCCTTTAGAAAAAGAAAAGCGCAAAGCGTTGGCAAAGCATAAGCAACGTCGCTACCGCTCCAGCCGCTAA
- a CDS encoding ABC-2 family transporter protein: MERYLHVLRLFWATAIAAELEYRVNFLLAALSSLGNLAGSMFGLFLFYRTGYTFQGWSWEQALVVLGMFTLLQGFSSTFLAPNLNRIGAPHSAGNVRFRVVKADQLSILALNPYAVSLGNS; the protein is encoded by the coding sequence ATGGAGCGCTATCTGCACGTTTTAAGGTTGTTCTGGGCAACAGCGATCGCGGCGGAACTGGAGTACCGGGTCAATTTCCTTTTGGCAGCCTTAAGTAGTCTGGGAAACCTTGCAGGCAGTATGTTTGGGCTGTTTCTTTTCTATCGCACTGGCTACACCTTTCAGGGCTGGAGTTGGGAACAGGCATTAGTTGTGTTGGGCATGTTTACCCTGCTCCAGGGGTTTTCCAGTACGTTTTTAGCTCCCAACTTGAATCGGATTGGTGCGCCACATTCAGCAGGGAACGTTAGATTTCGTGTTGTTAAAGCCGATCAGCTCTCAATTCTGGCTCTCAACCCATACGCTGTCTCCCTGGGGAATTCCTGA
- a CDS encoding ABC transporter permease, with protein sequence MLLKPISSQFWLSTHTLSPWGIPDLLFGLFLIGYAGTGLGLQARDYLTSLIPILFGFLILYSLWFMLGAMSIWFVKIYNVTEVLRGLLEAGRFPMAAYPATYRFFFTFIVPVAFLTTVPTEVILGRGELIWTIGAGLLAIALFFASSAFWRFALKFYTSASS encoded by the coding sequence GTGTTGTTAAAGCCGATCAGCTCTCAATTCTGGCTCTCAACCCATACGCTGTCTCCCTGGGGAATTCCTGATTTATTGTTTGGACTCTTTTTGATTGGATATGCGGGAACAGGGCTGGGCTTGCAGGCAAGGGATTATTTAACCAGCCTGATCCCGATTCTGTTTGGCTTTTTAATTCTCTATAGCCTCTGGTTCATGCTGGGAGCGATGAGCATCTGGTTTGTCAAAATCTATAACGTCACTGAGGTATTAAGAGGCTTGCTGGAAGCTGGGCGGTTTCCGATGGCAGCTTACCCGGCGACCTATCGTTTCTTTTTTACCTTTATTGTCCCGGTGGCATTCTTAACAACGGTGCCAACGGAAGTGATTTTGGGAAGGGGGGAATTGATTTGGACGATCGGCGCAGGTCTGTTGGCGATCGCACTTTTCTTTGCCTCATCTGCTTTTTGGAGATTTGCACTAAAATTTTATACCAGTGCTTCCAGTTAG